CAGCGTGGCGATGACTTCGTCGTTCAGCGTCAGCTTGATATGCGACAGCGGGAACACCAGCGCCGGCGAATAGGTAAAGGCCAGCTTGAGCCTGGCCGCCGTGACCACTTCATCGAGCCGCACGCCGACGTCGAGCTGGCGCGCGTGGTCCACGCCGCGCAGCGCGATCGGGCCGTAGGCGCCCATCTGGCGCAGGGTGAGGACGTGGGTGGCGGTATTGGCTGCGGCGGGCTGTGTCGCGCTGGCGTTCGGGGGCGGGGCTGCCGCCTCGGTGGCGGGCGGGATGGCAGCCTGCCGCGCGGCAGGCGCCTGGGCGCCCGCCGGCCACGACAGGCACGACAGGCACGACAGGACGAGGAGGCTGGCGGCGGCGCGAAGCTGGGGCCGGTGGAAGCGGGGCGGGACGGAGCGGGTCATGGGCAGGATGGCGGTTCCTTTGCATGCTTCCAGGGCGGACGGCGCACGCGGTGCGGAAACTTAATCCCGCCGCGATGGCACGGCGCAATGTTGCGGCAGGCTTACGGCTTACGGCTTGTGGCTGGCTGATGGTCGCGCAAGTGTAGCTGCAAAAGCACTGCGGGCTCCACATCGCGCCAGTGCTCTAAAAAATATTCAACAGCGAACAAAAAAAGCGGAAATGCCACCCTCTTGCCAAAGGGGGCATTTCCGCTCCGGTTTTGTAGGAGAAGCACTGGCACGGACCCACGGCAAGTCGTCCGCGCTCCACCCCGGCGTGCCGCTTATCCGCAGGTGTCGTCTGCCCGGCAAACGCCGTGCACCACCATCTCTCCCATCAGGTCCAGTGTCGGCTGGTCGGCAATCGCCTCGCGCATGGCGTCCAGCACGGCATCGTGCGGGTCGCCGGGATTGCCGGCCGCGAGCGGCGTGTCATGCCAGCGGCGGGGCACGGCGGCGGGATCGATGTCGACACCGGCGCCCTCGGCCAGCGCGTCCAGCACCGCCTGCTCGGCCGCCGCGATGGCGTCGGCGCTCAGGCGAGCCGCGTGCTCCGGGCCGAAGCTGTCGAAGATGCGCGCCGGCGGCCCGTCCAGCAGCTTCCACAGTGCCAGTTCGGTCAGCGGGGTGCAGTTGACGGTTTGCCCTGCCAGCACCAGGCCGTGGAGCTGCTGCCGGTTGGCCTCGCCCTGTGCCAGCCCGCCGTCGCACCGCACCATGGCCGCGCCGTCCGGCACGCCGGCCAGGCGGAAGGCGCCGCTGGCGTCGGTGGTGGCCTGGCGCACCTGGCCTTGCGTGTCGCGCAGCTGCACCGATGCGCCCGCCAGCGCCGCGCCTACCGCGGCCGTGCCGCCGATGTCGCGCGATTCGTCATCCCCGCATGCCGCCAAGGCCGCCACCGCGCACGCGAGCACGAGGTGGCGCCAGTTTCCAGGTTGCTTGCCCATGGCGTCGTCCTCAGGGCGCCAGCGCGGCCAGGTCGCGGTGCGAGCGGTTGAACAGGCCGCGCGCCAGCGGCGTCGGGCGGAAATCCACGTCGAGCGGCGAGATGGTGATGAACCTGGCCAGGAAGGCCGGCGTCTCCGCCGTGCGCGCAAGCGCCTTCGGCTCGGTTTCCGCCGCTCCCACGTCGATAGAGACCGTGTTGTCGGCATTGCGCTTGTACGCGGTGGTGAACGAGTCGACCGAGCCCGGCACCGTGAGCCGCACCCCGGCAGGGGCCTGCCCGCCGGAAGCGATCGGGTAGTTGATGCTGAGCGGGTGCGCCACCGGCAGCAGCGGCTGGCCAGCCGCGCGCGCGGCTTCCAGGCTGGCGAGCACGCGGACCAGGAAGGCGCCGGCCTTGGGGAACGCGGCCAGCGTCGCGGGAAAGCCGCTGCGCGCTTCGGCAAAGTCGACGCCGACGCTCAGCGCGATGCCCGGCACGCCGCGCCGCGCCGCGAACAGGACGTTCATCACGGTGCCCGAATGCGGGATCGAGTCCGACAGGTTCTCGCCGAAGTTGGCGCCGGAGACGACGAGGTCGGGCGTGAAGCCGCTTTCCGGGCCGACGATCTTCAGGCCCATCGCGGTGGCGTCGACGGGCGAGCCGCTGCCGATGTAGTCGGCGTTGGTGGCATTGAGCGCGCCGCCGGCCACGTAGCTGGCCTTGACGCGGTGCACGCAGTACGTGTCGGCGCCGCCGGCCAGCGGTTCCACCACCAGCCGCGTGCGCCCGTCGGGCACGGCATAGGCGGCACCGGAGCCGCTCTGGTTGCTGGCCGGGCCAACCGTGATGACGCGGTGCCCCGCATCCTGCAAGGCCTTGCGCACGGCGGTGATGCCGGGCGCGGAGCAGCCATCGTCATTGGTCAGCAGCACATTGAGCGCATGGGCGGGCCCGGCTACCGCGGCCAGGGCCGCGGCGGCGAGACTCAGCCGCAAGGGGGCGGGAAGTCGAAGCATGGAACCAGTCTCCTCATTCTGATGGTATGGAAAGCGCTGCATGGCCGCGGCGCCAGGTAAAAAGCCAATGCACCGGCGTCCTATGCCGTGAGCAATCCCCGCGCGCGCGCCAGCGTGATCGCCGTGTCCTCGATCATGTCTTCCTGTCCGCCCACCAGCCGCTGCCGTCCCAGCTCGACCAGGATCTCGCGCGCGGGGATGCGGTACTTGGCCTCGGCGCGCTTGGCGAACAGCAGGAAGGACGAATACACGCCGGCATACCCCAGCGTGAGCGCGTCGCGATCGATGCGGATGGGGTGGTCCATGATGGGCACGACCAGGTCTTCGGCCACGTCGGCAATGCGGAACACATCGACGCCGGTCTCGATGCCCATGCGCTCGCACACCGCCACCAGCACCTCCATCGGCGTGTTGCCGGCGCCGGCACCCAGTCCCGCGGCGGCGGCATCGATGCGCGTGGCGCCGGCGGCCATCGCGGCGAGAGAGTTGGCCACGCCCATGGCGAGGTTGTGGTGGCCGTGGAAACCCAGCTCGGTTTCGGGCCGCAGCGCCTGCCGCACGGCGGTCAGCTTCTCGGTGACGTCATGCGGCAGCATGTGGCCGGCCGAATCGGTGATGTACAGGCAGTTGGCGCCATAGCTTTCCATCAGCAGCGCCTGCTGCACCAGCGTCTGCACCGGCGCCATGTGCGCCATCATCAGGAAGCCCACGGTATCCATGCCGAGCCGGCGCGCCATGCCGATATGCTGCTCCGACACGTCGGCCTCGGTGCAATGGGTGGCGACGCGGATGGTCTGCACGCCGATGTCGTGCGCCATGCGCAGGTGGTCGACGGTGCCGATGCCGGGCAGCAGCAGCGCGGACACGCGCGCGTGCTTCAGTTCGCCCAGCACCGCGCGCAGGTACTCCTCGTCGCTGTGGGCGGGAAAGCCGTAGTTGACCGAGGCGCCGCCCAGGCCATCGCCGTGGGTCACTTCGATCAGCGGCACGCCGGCGGCGTCCAGGCCGCGAGCAATGCCCTTCATCTGTTCCAGCGAGATCTGGTGGCGCTTCGGATGCATGCCGTCGCGCAGGGTCATGTCGTGCAGGGTGATGCGTTGGCCCATGGCGTGGCTCCTCAGGCGGTGGTGGTGGCGGGGGTGGCGGGGCTGGCCGGTTTGGCGGCGGCGGAGGACAGCATCGCGGCGGCAATGCACTCGGCGGTGCGGGCGGCGGAGGCGGTCATGATGTCGAGGTTGCCGGCATACCTGGGCAGGTAGTCGCCCAGGCCCTCGACCTCCAGGAAGACCGACACGCGCTTGCCGTCGAACACCGGGCCGTTCTTCAGCGTGTAGCCAGG
This genomic window from Cupriavidus sp. P-10 contains:
- a CDS encoding carboxypeptidase-like regulatory domain-containing protein — protein: MGKQPGNWRHLVLACAVAALAACGDDESRDIGGTAAVGAALAGASVQLRDTQGQVRQATTDASGAFRLAGVPDGAAMVRCDGGLAQGEANRQQLHGLVLAGQTVNCTPLTELALWKLLDGPPARIFDSFGPEHAARLSADAIAAAEQAVLDALAEGAGVDIDPAAVPRRWHDTPLAAGNPGDPHDAVLDAMREAIADQPTLDLMGEMVVHGVCRADDTCG
- the surE gene encoding 5'/3'-nucleotidase SurE, coding for MLRLPAPLRLSLAAAALAAVAGPAHALNVLLTNDDGCSAPGITAVRKALQDAGHRVITVGPASNQSGSGAAYAVPDGRTRLVVEPLAGGADTYCVHRVKASYVAGGALNATNADYIGSGSPVDATAMGLKIVGPESGFTPDLVVSGANFGENLSDSIPHSGTVMNVLFAARRGVPGIALSVGVDFAEARSGFPATLAAFPKAGAFLVRVLASLEAARAAGQPLLPVAHPLSINYPIASGGQAPAGVRLTVPGSVDSFTTAYKRNADNTVSIDVGAAETEPKALARTAETPAFLARFITISPLDVDFRPTPLARGLFNRSHRDLAALAP
- the dmpG gene encoding 4-hydroxy-2-oxovalerate aldolase translates to MGQRITLHDMTLRDGMHPKRHQISLEQMKGIARGLDAAGVPLIEVTHGDGLGGASVNYGFPAHSDEEYLRAVLGELKHARVSALLLPGIGTVDHLRMAHDIGVQTIRVATHCTEADVSEQHIGMARRLGMDTVGFLMMAHMAPVQTLVQQALLMESYGANCLYITDSAGHMLPHDVTEKLTAVRQALRPETELGFHGHHNLAMGVANSLAAMAAGATRIDAAAAGLGAGAGNTPMEVLVAVCERMGIETGVDVFRIADVAEDLVVPIMDHPIRIDRDALTLGYAGVYSSFLLFAKRAEAKYRIPAREILVELGRQRLVGGQEDMIEDTAITLARARGLLTA